In a genomic window of Corynebacterium choanae:
- a CDS encoding isoprenyl transferase — protein sequence MDLLPKLAYPAYENALRRQLRGRKIPKHVAVMCDGNRRWAKEAGFTDTSHGHRVGAKKIAEMVGWCEEAGVELVTVYLLSTENLQRSEHELQLLLDIICDVVDELADGELQCTVRLVGHLDLLPPGIARRLADAAASTENHAGLVVNVAVGYGGRQEIVDAVKDLVAAEIAAGTSGEALVDAITVEAIASHLYTSGQPDPDLVIRTSGEQRLSGFLLWQAAYSEIWFTDTYWPAFRRIDFLRALRSYASRSRRFGK from the coding sequence GTGGACTTGTTGCCTAAACTCGCCTATCCGGCCTATGAGAACGCCCTTCGCCGCCAGTTGCGGGGGCGAAAGATCCCGAAGCATGTCGCGGTGATGTGTGACGGTAATCGGCGCTGGGCAAAAGAGGCAGGGTTTACTGACACCAGCCATGGGCATCGGGTGGGGGCGAAGAAAATCGCCGAGATGGTTGGCTGGTGTGAAGAAGCCGGTGTCGAACTTGTCACCGTGTATTTGTTGTCGACTGAGAATCTGCAGCGCAGCGAACATGAACTGCAGCTTTTGCTCGACATTATCTGTGATGTGGTTGATGAGTTAGCTGACGGTGAACTGCAGTGCACGGTGCGACTTGTCGGCCATCTTGATTTGTTGCCGCCGGGTATTGCTCGCCGCCTGGCGGATGCTGCCGCATCGACTGAAAACCATGCTGGGCTCGTGGTGAATGTGGCTGTCGGCTATGGGGGTCGCCAGGAAATTGTCGACGCGGTGAAAGATCTTGTTGCCGCGGAGATTGCAGCCGGAACTTCCGGTGAGGCGTTGGTTGATGCGATTACTGTTGAGGCGATCGCCAGTCATCTCTACACCTCTGGGCAGCCTGATCCCGATTTGGTGATTCGCACCTCCGGAGAACAGCGGCTGTCAGGATTTCTGCTGTGGCAGGCAGCCTATTCGGAGATTTGGTTTACCGACACCTACTGGCCGGCGTTTCGGCGGATTGATTTTTTGCGTGCGCTGCGATCCTATGCGTCGCGGAGTCGCCGCTTCGGGAAATAG